From the genome of Methylocystis echinoides:
AAATTTCAACACAGTCACGGGCGGTCCGACGCGCTATTGCAACGCAGCATCGCCTTTGCCGGCCATCGTATCCTGGCGAAATTCACGGCCATTTTGGCCGAAGAACTGCGCCGGCACGGTAGCGCTTCTGGTAAATATTCTCAAGAGGAGCGCGATGTTGCGGAAGGCGTCAACAAGGAGAGGGAAGCTCGTTCATCCGCTCTTCGTGCGCGTGACGCATTGGATCAACGCCTTTGCCGCGATCGCCATGCTGATGAGCGGCTTGCGGATTTACAACGCGGCCCCGCTGTATGAGGTGCGCTTTCCAGGCGAATTGACGCTCGGGGGCTGGCTGGCCGGCGCGCTCGCATGGCATTTCGCTGCGATGTGGCTCTTGCTTCTCAACGGGTTCGCCTATCTTGGCTATGGGGTCTTTTCTGGCCACTTCCTGCGCAGAATCCTCGACGTCCGGCCCATCGCCGCGTACCGCAACGTCAAACTGGAGATGAAACATCTTCTGCTCCATGGAACCGGCGACTACAATATCGTGCAGCGCGTTCTCTATGTCCTCGCGATCGGCGACATGTTACTGCTTTTCTTCTCGGGGCTGGCCCTTTGGAAGCCGGTTCAGTTGCACGAACTGACTAAACTCCTCGGCGGCTATGATCAGGCGCGCCATATCCATTTTGCCGGCATGGCGATCCTCGCGTCGTTCATCGTGATCCACGGCGGCGTCGCTCTTGCCGTGAAGGGGACGATCGCATCCATGGTGACGGGACGCTTAACCAAGGCGTATGCAAAGGAGCGGCAGAGCCGATGAAAACCCGAAAAGCTCTTGGCGGCGCGTCGCTCACTGACTTCAAGCCCCAGCTGGAGCGCATGGAGCGCCGGCTCTTTCTCAAGCAGGGTCTCTCGCTCGGCGCCCTGACGCTTTTGTCGGGGTGCACCTTGAAGGATGACGATGCGGTCGATCGGCTGCTGTGGGCGATGTCCAGATGGAACGATCGCGTCCAGGCCGCCTTGTTCAATCCCGACAAGCTCGCCCCGAGCTATTCCGAAGCCGACGTCGTAACGCCATTTCCGTTCAACGCCTATTATGAGGAGGCGCTCGCGCCCGTCGTCGACGGGACGACTTACAGATTGCATCTTTCCGGGCTCGTCGAGGATAAGCGCGGCTGGACGCTTCAGGAGCTTCGCGCGCTGCCCCAGACCACGCAGATCACCCGCCTCGTTTGCGTCGAGGGCTGGAGTGCGGTTGGCAAATGGACCGGCGCGCCGTTCAGGACGTTTCTGGAGCGCATCGGCGCTGACCTCACCGCGAAATATGTGGGCTTTCAGTGCGCCGATAAATATTGGACGAGCATCGATATGCCCACGGCGCTCCACCCGCAGACCCTCCTCGTGCTGGATTTCCCCGAGACGAAATACGGCTATCCGGTCAGAATTCGCATGCC
Proteins encoded in this window:
- a CDS encoding cytochrome b/b6 domain-containing protein; amino-acid sequence: MLRKASTRRGKLVHPLFVRVTHWINAFAAIAMLMSGLRIYNAAPLYEVRFPGELTLGGWLAGALAWHFAAMWLLLLNGFAYLGYGVFSGHFLRRILDVRPIAAYRNVKLEMKHLLLHGTGDYNIVQRVLYVLAIGDMLLLFFSGLALWKPVQLHELTKLLGGYDQARHIHFAGMAILASFIVIHGGVALAVKGTIASMVTGRLTKAYAKERQSR
- a CDS encoding molybdopterin-dependent oxidoreductase; amino-acid sequence: MKTRKALGGASLTDFKPQLERMERRLFLKQGLSLGALTLLSGCTLKDDDAVDRLLWAMSRWNDRVQAALFNPDKLAPSYSEADVVTPFPFNAYYEEALAPVVDGTTYRLHLSGLVEDKRGWTLQELRALPQTTQITRLVCVEGWSAVGKWTGAPFRTFLERIGADLTAKYVGFQCADKYWTSIDMPTALHPQTLLVLDFPETKYGYPVRIRMPTKLGFKNPKFVTEIFVTNDNPGGYWEKQGYNWFSGT